In Hevea brasiliensis isolate MT/VB/25A 57/8 chromosome 13, ASM3005281v1, whole genome shotgun sequence, a single genomic region encodes these proteins:
- the LOC110655607 gene encoding probable receptor-like protein kinase At5g24010 has protein sequence MANFHFQAILHPLFLIQFLCLLLLSSSTCTLAINYSINCGSGSSVSLDGRIFVGDEKSDSFAGNGVSISNSSVLPENPSPIYQTARIFKKLSSYELKITDNGIYLVRLHFFPFSSKETDLSDALFNVSTSKFLLLSNFSVKNTARLPLIKEFFLTINSDKLSIYFIPATETSFAFVSAMEVLILPLDFFKDDYVIPVPPLGTSNGSFHGLLSNALHTLYRIDVGQNVNGSDPFWRNWVGDDQYLVPGSSAKNCSPYYGKLNQASGGTYIQDIAPDYVYVTCKEVSMGNITWRFNVRKKAIHLVRIHFCDILSPSAGLWKFDFYIYTKFRRVFDSQIFGSTLAAPFFQDFVVQSDDSGYIRFSIGPNNDSGWKIAFLNGLEIMEFVTNTSMKLDQLEPEHPSGKHLDLVIGFSVGGVVLISILIILFLFAVRRRKAKPVQAMFLKDDAPTGRGTPHSWIAATTVNSFSPLPNLNLKLKMPFSEILAATSNFDTKLLIGEGGFGKVYKGTLPTGIKVAVKRSDSSHGQGLPEFQTEVTVLSKIRHRHLVSLIGYCYEGSEMILVYEFMEKGTLRDHLYIWKENSKSESTQPVLTWKQRLEICIGAAKGLHYLHTGSDWGIIHRDVKSTNILLDEHYVAKVADFGLSQSGPPDPNQYRMSLIGSFGYLDPEYLRTLRLTEKSDVYSFGVVLLEVLCARPPIVNSSRREEINLAEWGMFWQKKGQLEKIIDSSLAGQINPNSLRKFGEITEKCLKVEGAGRPTMIDVCWDLEYALQLQQTPVPREPHEDSTTDVSSNFVMTHYNSASNEEIFVGDDDETDSMPIFSRSMIDDPR, from the coding sequence ATGGCCAATTTTCATTTCCAGGCCATTCTTCATCCTCTGTTTCTCATCCAATTCCTTTGTCTGCTACTTCTTTCATCATCTACTTGCACTCTAGCAATTAATTACTCCATAAACTGTGGATCAGGGTCCAGTGTTAGTCTTGATGGCCGGATTTTTGTGGGTGACGAAAAATCTGATTCCTTCGCCGGAAATGGTGTTTCTATTAGCAACAGTTCAGTATTACCTGAAAACCCTTCTCCTATCTATCAAACCGCGAGAATTTTCAAGAAGCTGTCATCATATGAGCTCAAAATCACTGATAATGGCATATACTTGGTACGTCTTCATTTCTTCCCATTCAGCTCCAAAGAGACTGATCTTTCTGATGCTTTATTCAATGTTTCCACTTCAAAATTCTTGCTCTTATCTAATTTTAGCGTCAAGAACACTGCCCGTTTACCATTGATAAAGGAGTTCTTTCTCACCATCAATTCAGACAAGCTTAGTATCTATTTCATACCCGCTACAGAGACATCTTTTGCTTTCGTTAGTGCCATGGAAGTCCTTATCCTTCCTCTGGACTTCTTCAAGGATGATTATGTGATACCGGTCCCTCCGTTAGGTACTTCAAATGGTTCTTTCCATGGTTTGCTGTCCAATGCTTTACACACTCTATACAGGATCGATGTCGGACAAAATGTTAATGGTAGTGATCCCTTCTGGAGGAACTGGGTGGGGGATGATCAGTATCTAGTTCCAGGGTCTTCTGCAAAAAATTGTTCTCCTTATTATGGTAAGCTTAATCAGGCCTCTGGAGGAACGTATATTCAAGATATTGCCCCGGACTATGTGTACGTTACCTGCAAAGAAGTGAGTATGGGTAACATAACTTGGCGTTTCAATGTGCGGAAGAAAGCTATACATCTTGTTCGTATACACTTCTGCGATATTCTCAGTCCATCAGCTGGTTTGTGGAAGTTCGATTTTTATATTTATACAAAATTTAGGCGGGTCTTTGATTCTCAAATATTTGGCAGCACTTTGGCAGCACCATTTTTCCAGGATTTCGTTGTTCAATCTGATGATTCTGGATATATAAGGTTCAGTATAGGCCCTAACAATGATTCTGGTTGGAAAATTGCCTTTCTAAACGGATTGGAGATTATGGAGTTTGTAACCAATACAAGCATGAAATTGGATCAACTTGAACCAGAACATCCAAGTGGCAAACATCTTGATCTTGTTATTGGTTTTTCAGTTGGGGGTGTGGTTCTGATTTccattttaataatcttattctTGTTTGCTGTGAGACGTAGGAAAGCTAAACCTGTTCAAGCTATGTTTCTGAAGGATGACGCTCCTACTGGGAGAGGAACGCCTCACAGTTGGATAGCTGCAACAACTGTCAATTCCTTCTCCCCTCTTCCTAATTTGAACCTCAAGTTAAAGATGCCTTTCTCTGAAATACTTGCTGCTACTAGCAACTTCGACACCAAGTTGTTGATTGGTGAAGGTGGATTTGGTAAAGTTTACAAAGGAACTCTTCCCACTGGAATAAAAGTGGCTGTGAAACGAAGCGATTCAAGCCATGGCCAAGGGCTTCCAGAATTCCAGACTGAGGTTACAGTCCTATCCAAAATTCGACACCGCCACCTTGTTTCCTTGATTGGGTACTGCTATGAAGGATCTGAAATGATTCTGGTTTATGAATTCATGGAAAAGGGTACTCTGAGAGACCACCTATACATCTGGAAAGAGAACTCAAAGAGTGAATCTACACAACCTGTTTTGACTTGGAAGCAGAGGCTTGAAATCTGTATCGGTGCAGCTAAGGGTCTCCATTACCTTCACACTGGTTCAGATTGGGGAATCATTCACCGGGATGTTAAATCAACAAACATCTTACTTGATGAACATTATGTGGCAAAAGTTGCTGATTTCGGTCTTTCGCAATCAGGTCCTCCAGATCCAAACCAATACAGAATGAGTCTGATAGGTAGCTTCGGTTATCTTGATCCTGAATATCTTAGAACTCTTCGGTTAACAGAGAAGTCTGATGTATACTCTTTTGGAGTGGTGCTTCTTGAAGTGCTTTGTGCTCGACCGCCTATTGTGAATTCCTCTAGGAGGGAGGAAATAAACTTGGCTGAATGGGGAATGTTCTGGCAAAAGAAAGGGCAACTAGAAAAAATTATTGATTCTTCATTGGCTGGTCAGATTAATCCTAACTCGCTGAGAAAGTTTGGAGAAATAACTGAGAAGTGCTTGAAGGTAGAAGGAGCTGGCAGGCCTACAATGATTGATGTGTGCTGGGACTTGGAATATGCACTTCAGCTACAACAAACTCCAGTGCCCAGAGAACCACACGAGGATAGCACAACAGACGTTTCATCGAATTTTGTAATGACCCATTATAATAGCGCCTCCAATGAAGAAATATTTGTCGGAGATGATGATGAAACAGATTCGATGCCCATTTTCTCCCGATCAATGATTGATGATCCCAGATAA